The nucleotide sequence GTAGAGAAGCGAAGACAAGGAAGATAAGAGAAAGCCAGTGACTGCTTAGAAGGAAAATAGTCAGCATTGAGCATTGTAGAGTCCATGCTAATTACCTTTAGGTATACTGTCATGACTAGCTTAATGacggatacattctgagaaatgcatccttaggcgattttgttgttgtgcaaacatcatagggtgtacttacacaaacctagatggtatagcctactacacacctaggctttacagtactaatcttatgggaccactgtggtCCGTCATTGTTGGAAACATTATTATGCAGCATATGACTGTACTGTGATTCTGTTAAGAGAGAGACAGATGGCGAGACAGAGAGATCAGACACCTGGTTAGTGGTCTAAGGTAGGGTTggcaaacttcttctgtaaagggccagatagtaaatattttaggctttgcaggccaactGCTTAGCTCTGCCCTTGTGGTGCGAACACAACTACAGACGGTCCCCGACTTACGATGGTTCAACTTAAcgattttttgactttatgatggtGCTGTGTGAAAGCAATACTCATTCAATAGAAAGCagtatgcattcagtagaaactgtacttcgtattttgatcttttcctcagGCTAGCAATATGCAGTACGTACTCTCTTGTGAtggtgatgctgggcagcagcagcaagccacagctcccagtcagcctcGTGATCACAAGGGTAAACGATACACTTACCATTCCATttgtcactttcagtacagtattcaataaattacatgagctattcaacactgtattataaaataggttttatgttagatgattttgcccaattgtaggctaatgtaagtgttctgagcacagcTAAGGTAAGCTAGGCTAAGcttcggtaggttaggtgtattaaatgcattttcaacttctgatcttttcaacttacaatgggtttattgggatgtaaccccatcattaattcaaggaagatctgtatagaTAATACATAAACTAAAGAGTGTGGCTCTGTCCCAGTaacactttatttataaaaactggCAGTGGGCCTGctttggcctgtgggccatagtttgctaacTCCTGGTCTAAGATACAGTGAATACCTCACAGCAAATCACGAATACCTTGGGATATAGAGTATCAGAAATAAGTTTTTCCTGCTGTTTCTTAATGTTTTATTGAATTGTCAGCTCAGTCTCTGGTGTCCAGCTCACTCCTCTCTGGTATGTGTTGAGAATAGCACAAGGCCTAACTCATAATAGGacttcagaaaatgtttgatgatgcTGTACAGATGTCTGCTCTCTTCCACAGTAGATGGGTTGACTGCATTAATAtaatctgtttcctttttttcattatgAAACGGGTCCATCACCTCATAGGAAACCCAGAGGTTCTGTGAACAAGTCCATGCTACCATCAAGGCAATCATTGCCGTATACTATTCACTCCCCAAGGATCAAGGTAAGCCTCTCTGTACACATAAATGTTCAGTTTATAGGCTAGATCTTTGCTAATATGACAGCTTATGTCAATTTGAGCATATAATGTAACTTTCTCCCATAAAATGCAGTCAaggataattttataataatcaaTAACCTCCATAAATAAGCCTTTATGCTAAGGTACAGATGCTGTGTTCCCATCTCCCCAGCCTTTCCTGACTTTGAGGTTTTTAATTCTCACTGGCTCCTCCCTCTCTAACCCATTATAATCACCACAGATGCTGGCTGAATCTCAGCCCCAGACACAGGCCCAGGTCATCCCCAGGCTCCTCTACCCATTTACATCCCACCCTGTTTCTGAGCTCCCTTATAGGTTACgtgacccccagccctgcctgTAGATTAATGCCTTGATTATAATCAtgccaaaattataaatgaatacatGTCTCATGGATCTTCAGGGTTACTCACAAATGGTTTAAACTCTTAAGTGTTTCATCCACTGTTGTCAAGGGAGCACTGTTcttaatgaatgaatacatgctgTCATGGAAAGCTTTTGTTCCGGATCTCTTCGGAGAAGAGCACTAAGGAGTGGTGGGAGGAGCAAGAAAATGACATGGGATATAAGTAAGACCTGAGTTTTGTGTTGGCATTCCAGTTAAAGCATTTGGGTGCACATTACCTCAAGTTCTGTAGGGCTTAAACTCTCAGGAAAGCAGATCGTGACTTCTGGAAAGAAGACCAGGCTGCTTAGTCTTTGGGTTTGGCTACAGGAATCACCCTGAGAAAGCTGGTACGGAGCGCCACTCTGGACATCGTGGATGGCATGGCTCAGCTTGTGCAAGTCCTTTTCATTACTCCAGCTCAGAGGTAGTGATGCCATGGTTGGGTTATCAGTTAATGGGGTTCCTTGCTTCAGGGAGGGAAAAAACTCATTTCAACAGCAAAGTTACTGATAGCTGAGAATAATGACCAGCAGGAAGGAGTTTTTTAGGAGATAGAAACCTAGGTTATTGATATATCCTTATTGATTCCTTTCCTCAGCCCCGAGAACAATGACCTTATTTCCTGCAACAGTGTCTGGGTTGCTTGCCAGCAGGTGCCTCGGATACCAAGAGGTGGGTGAAAGTGGGAAGTGAGCCGTTGACTCTGCTGGCCAAAGCAGACAGACCTCTCATATCTAGCTTCCAGTTTTATAGCATGTATGTATTTTAACTTATGTAAGGAAGTTGGTGGAGTTTATATAGTTTATCACCAATGTCAAAAGATAGGTAGTAATACTTTTTGCCAGTCTTTTTAGTTCTCATACTTATAAATTCGAACTCCCCTCTTGTTGTGGCCCTCTCTTTGAATAAATGTGTGTTTCTCTCCTGGTCCTGCCCCAGGAGCAGTATTATGGGACACACTGAAGCAGTTATAAGGTAGGGCCAGCTAGGCCAAAAGCAGTGGTTGTTTAAGAGGACCATGATGGGAAACATTATGtgaccattttatttcttcttgtggtGAATGAGGAGAAGCTTTTTAGCCCCCCAATCTGGGCACCCAGAGGATGTATGTGAGAAGAGTTTTACATTAAACCGCCACGCTTGTTGACTGTCCTTGGTACTCCCTTCAGATGGGAACACTATTGGTTGCCCTTTGCAGACTTAAGAAAATTATTAGATTTCTGCTGTAATACTAGtgcttctgatttttcactcatAGATAACAAAGCTGCAGCCCTTTTAATGCTGACGAAGAGTGTGGATTTTGTGAAGGATGCGCATGAGGAAATGGAGCGAGTGAGGCGACCTTTGTCTTTGCTGACCATTGGAAGGCAACTCTGTGACTAGTAGATGAGAATTGATTATAAAGAGAGACGATTGACCACATAGGTCCTGTCCTCACTCCTGTCCCCCATCTCCCATCTCCCACCCCATGCCCATGTGTGACTTAGTACCATTCCCCTCTGTTCCATTGCTGGACTAGGAGAGTGAGAACAGGGTTTATGAAGTGATTCAACTCTGTAGCCCTTAGTGAAGTAGCTGGCTGAGATTTTGGGACAGCTCAGACATGATACTGAAAAGTACAATaggtttggttgtttttttttcattcaaatatATCATGGTGTGTCTTAGGCTGTGGATGAATATGACCCTTACTGTGGCCTCTTGAATGACACTGAGGAGGACACCTCTGACAACCATGGTGATGAAGAGGATGATGTGTTGGTGTCTCTAAACAATCGGGACTTATATTGGTCAGAGGAAGACCAGGAACTTATAATCCCATGCCTTGCACTGGTGAGAGCATCCAAAGCCGGCCTGAAGAAAATCCGGATCTCGGTGGCAGAGAATGGGAAGAAGGATCAGGTGGCCCAGCTGGACGACATTGTGGATATTTCTGATGAGATCAGCCCTAGGTAAGCATGATCCCCACGTGAAACTTCTGAGCACCAGCATTCTGGTCTCAGCTTGTGGTCTCACCCCAAGGTTTTTCCCcaggtttttattttgaaaaatttcaaacctacagGAAGGTTGAAAAAGTATTGCAGTGAACAGCCATACATCCTTCATCTAGATCACCTGTTGttcacatttttttctatattggTTTATTTCTCTGTAGATAGATGTGCCGTTTTTTcccctgaaccatttgagagtaagttgcaggcaTCAGTGACATTTCAcgcctaaatacttcagcatgtatcTCCTAAGAACAGACATTCTTATTCTTGTTTGCATTATTATATCCAATAAATGTGACattgaatataataataatatataatatttcagtTATCTCTAAAATGTcttttataggtttttttttttaaatccagggTTTTGTCAAGGTGTCACATTGAATTTGGTTGTCATCACTTTAGTCTCTTGGAACTACAACAGTCCCTGTCCTTTTttgacattaaaattttaaaaaatccaggtCACTTGTCTTGTAGAATATCCAACAATCTGAATTCATGTGATTGTTTTCTCATGATTGTAGGTTATATTCAGATTAAAGATTTTTGGCAACAGTATCACATAGTTGAGTGTTTTGTGCTTCTCATTGCATCATATTGGGGAGGCACATGATGTTTGTTCCATTATTGGTGGTACTaaatttgatcacttggttaaagtGGTGCCCACTTTAGTGGCATTCCAGAGATGAACCCCGCCTGTACCAGTTATTAAATTGATGGTTTCAGATCCTCACATTTTTAACTGAATTAATCATGTCCCATCCTACAGGCTGAGGagttttttccccccagcttCCTAGTGAAACGGGATATGTATGTGTCCGGTAAATACCAGTTGAATTGATTCTTTCTTGGTTGCCTGGTTGCCCAATTTAAGGAACTGATAGGCATTTCTGGGACGGTCATTTTCTCACTAGTCACATCCTTAGTTCTGGACTGGAAACCACCTAGctgagctttgttcttttttttgttaatggTTATTTTTGCCTTCTGCCCTTAGTGTGGATGACTTGGCTCTGAGCATATATCCACCTATGTGCCACCTGACTGTGCGAATCAACGTAAGTACTGTCTTTGAGGGAAAAGCTATAGACCTAATAGGTAAAATTTAACTAATCACTAGTATTTCCTTTAAGCTATAGGGAATATATTTGTTACACTTTGATGCAAGTGCAACAGTAATGTGGCAGTCCTTTCATGTGTTTCtccttgataaatatttgctgaagttGAATTATCATAGCCATGAGCTCTGGTAGTACTCTCTTCCATAACCACTTGGGTAATCATTCGGAAAAACCCAAAGACCTTAGAAAATGCTGCTTTGAAAACAACATCTTAATTATTACAGTACTTAAAGATCCTCTCAACCTGAAGTCACAAGTTTCTAATTTCTAGTATAGGCAAAAATAAGTGTTCTAGACACATACTGTGTTCTAATGTAAACACATTGTGTGAGTTAACTATGGAGGGTCAAGTTCTTTATAAAAAtctgattttattgttttctttctagtCCTGGATCCTGTGCTAGAGAGAGTTCTGttctcttatttttataaattcaagTTCTTATCTCTAATGTTActggaaaaagaagtaaaactgccaAATGGCTTTTTACAACTAGATGTATCAATGCTAACAATATTTGATAAATTAGGTAGTGGAAATTAGATTCATCAAATGTATCTTCACAATGTGCAAACACTTTGAAGTAGAATGGGATCCTTTTGggaattaacttttttttcccctattcactttttaaaaattgactttcTAAGAAATAAACATCTTTAGCAATATGCCTTGTCAATTaccctaaataaaattttaaaatatgtactatGTATTGGTGGCATACGTACATCCTCATGTTATCTTGCTATTGGTTCTTAAAATTCTgtacatagatttttttaaaaagaaaaattagttgtTTCTGCTATATATTCTGAGCTATCAGCAGCTGGGACAAATTCAGGTTAtgttcttcctttttctgtttttttttttttaattaaaaaatattttaaattaaaaaaaaattataaaaatgttttagcaACACTATTGATAAGATTTTGCTaattggaaaagagcccataagCCTACCACCCTAATCTAA is from Diceros bicornis minor isolate mBicDic1 chromosome 5, mDicBic1.mat.cur, whole genome shotgun sequence and encodes:
- the CCNDBP1 gene encoding cyclin-D1-binding protein 1 isoform X1, whose translation is MAGAAAPAAAFSTLAPPLEQLRHLARELRLLLPGVRDEAAVKVSREATTLTEAFSRLPLPSPQETQRFCEQVHATIKAIIAVYYSLPKDQGITLRKLVRSATLDIVDGMAQLVQVLFITPAQSPENNDLISCNSVWVACQQVPRIPRDNKAAALLMLTKSVDFVKDAHEEMERAVDEYDPYCGLLNDTEEDTSDNHGDEEDDVLVSLNNRDLYWSEEDQELIIPCLALVRASKAGLKKIRISVAENGKKDQVAQLDDIVDISDEISPSVDDLALSIYPPMCHLTVRINSAKLVSVLKKALEITKASHVTPQPEDSWIPLLINAVDHCMNRIKELTQNELEL
- the CCNDBP1 gene encoding cyclin-D1-binding protein 1 isoform X3: MAGAAAPAAAFSTLAPPLEQLRHLARELRLLLPGVRVGEAQETTKEFNRETFWRRLNEAAVKVSREATTLTEAFSRLPLPSPQETQRFCEQVHATIKAIIAVYYSLPKDQGITLRKLVRSATLDIVDGMAQLVQVLFITPAQSPENNDLISCNSVWVACQQVPRIPRDNKAAALLMLTKSVDFVKDAHEEMERAVDEYDPYCGLLNDTEEDTSDNHGDEEDDVLVSLNNRDLYWSEEDQELIIPCLALVRASKAGLKKIRISVAENGKKDQVAQLDDIVDISDEISPSVDDLALSIYPPMCHLTVRINSAKLVSVLKKALEITKASHVTPQPEDSWIPLLINAVDHCMNRIKELTQNELEL
- the CCNDBP1 gene encoding cyclin-D1-binding protein 1 isoform X2, with product MAGAAAPAAAFSTLAPPLEQLRHLARELRLLLPGVRVGEAQETTKEFNRETFWRRLNEAAVKVSREATTLTEAFSRLPLPSPQETQRFCEQVHATIKAIIAVYYSLPKDQGITLRKLVRSATLDIVDGMAQLVQVLFITPAQSPENNDLISCNSVWVACQQVPRIPRDNKAAALLMLTKSVDFVKDAHEEMERAVDEYDPYCGLLNDTEEDTSDNHGDEEDDVLVSLNNRDLYWSEEDQELIIPCLALVRASKAGLKKIRISVAENGKKDQVAQLDDIVDISDEISPSVDDLALSIYPPMCHLTVRINSESCDPTARR